From a single Loxodonta africana isolate mLoxAfr1 chromosome 9, mLoxAfr1.hap2, whole genome shotgun sequence genomic region:
- the C9H9orf40 gene encoding uncharacterized protein C9orf40 homolog, with translation MAKRRAAEPLTFHVPWKRLLLCDFTEEPPPLWIPPQGASHPGQPLGVPELPRKRKIGAGAMAEPSASPSKRRDGGDGSAPGGPGDEECEGHSLATSEPPQRPRGPGEELPGARPQRGGGDEGAGRAGPPRGDWGAAPCQHNEDFWQYNTFQYWRNPLPPVDLADIEDVNEDKLTAATLQSSNEVAEIEMES, from the exons ATGGCCAAGCGGCGTGCGGCCGAGCCGCTGACGTTCCACGTGCCTTGGAAGCGGCTCCTGCTCTGCGACTTCACTGAAGAGCCGCCGCCGCTCTGGATCCCGCCGCAGGGGGCCTCGCACCCAGGGCAGCCCCTCGGTGTCCCTGAACTGCCCCGAAAGCGCAAAATCGGCGCGGGGGCCATGGCCGAGCCCTCGGCTTCGCCCAGCAAGCGCCGCGACGGCGGGGACGGCAGCGCTCCCGGCGGCCCGGGCGACGAGGAGTGTGAAGGCCACAGCCTAGCGACCAGCGAGCCGCCCCAGCGGCCCCGCGGGCCGGGGGAGGAGCTCCCGGGCGCCCGGCCCCAGAGGGGCGGTGGCGACGAAGGGGCGGGGCGCGCAGGGCCCCCGAGGGGAGACTGGGGGGCAGCGCCGTGCCAG CATAATGAAGACTTTTGGCAGTATAATACCTTTCAGTACTGGAGGAATCCTTTACCGCCTGTTGATCTGGCAGACATTGAAGATGTTAATGAAGATAAGCTGACAGCAGCAACACTTCAGAGCAGTAATGAAGTGGCTGAGATTGAGATGGAGTCCTGA